In the Erythrolamprus reginae isolate rEryReg1 chromosome 13, rEryReg1.hap1, whole genome shotgun sequence genome, one interval contains:
- the LOC139175174 gene encoding protein S100-A6-like: MAARPVDQALCMLVAVFHKYSGKEGDKHSLSKKELKELIQNEMAIGPKLHEEDIQGLMEDLDRNKDQVVNFQEYITFLGALAMVYNDALTS, from the exons ATGGCCGCCCGCCCTGTGGACCAAGCCCTTTGTATGTTGGTGGCCGTTTTCCATAAATATTCAGGCAAGGAAGGTGACAAGCACAGCCTGAGCAAAAAGGAGCTGAAGGAACTGATCCAGAACGAGATGGCTATTGGCCCG AAATTGCACGAGGAAGATATCCAAGGACTGATGGAAGATTTGGATCGGAATAAGGATCAAGTGGTCAATTTCCAGGAATACATTACCTTCCTAGGTGCTTTGGCCATGGTTTACAACGATGCTTTGACCAGCTAG
- the S100A5 gene encoding protein S100-A5: METPLEKALATLVCTFHKYSGREGDKLTLSRQELKELVKQELALGEKMKERGIDKLMENLDKNHDDEIDFKEYTGFLTALCMSYNEFFQQDAK; the protein is encoded by the exons ATGGAGACCCCTCTGGAGAAAGCTTTGGCTACCCTGGTGTGCACCTTTCACAAGTACTCGGGCCGAGAAGGTGACAAACTAACCTTGAGCAGACAAGAATTAAAGGAGCTGGTAAAACAGGAGTTGGCTTTGGGAGAG AAAATGAAGGAGCGCGGGATCGACAAGCTGATGGAAAACCTGGACAAGAATCATGACGACGAAATCGACTTTAAGGAATACACCGGCTTCCTCACGGCCCTTTGTATGTCCTACAACGAGTTCTTCCAACAGGATGCAAAATGA